A single genomic interval of Acipenser ruthenus chromosome 28, fAciRut3.2 maternal haplotype, whole genome shotgun sequence harbors:
- the LOC117434777 gene encoding NAD-dependent protein deacetylase sirtuin-3-like isoform X2 produces the protein MYVLLCVKMMTSVISDQFRMLLHRTFKSTTKLLSVRKLKVTYVTPKGPGFLQQGKEEYVGLRLKLWHNRRCFSTSHSLWGVFGGKDGDQKQQTLEDVARLIKHNEYRRIVVMAGAGISTPSGIPDFRSPGSGLYDNLQQYDIPYPEAIFEINYFHHNPKPFFALAKELYPGNYKPNYAHYFIRLLHDKGLLHRIYTQNIDGLERLAGIPSTKLVEAHGMFATATCTVCQTSYPGEDLRADILESKVPKCPTCKGVIKPDVVFFGEELPQCFFLYLTDFPLADLLVVMGTSLEVEPFASLAGAVRNSVPRVLINRDLVGPFVYRAPRHNDVLELGDVVSGVERFADKLGWKEELNKLIAVETGKAVQWL, from the exons atgtatgtattattatgcGTGAAGATGATGACCTCTGTAATATCTGACCAGTTTCGAATGTTATTGCATCGTACATTTAAATCAACTACAAAATTATTAAGTGTAAGAAAATTAAaag TTACCTATGTCACACCAAAAGGCCCAGGCTTCCTCCAGCAAGGTAAAGAGGAATATGTAGGCCTGAGACTAAAGTTATGGCACAATAG AAGATGCTTTTCCACCAGCCACTCATTATGGGGCGTGTTTGGAGGGAAAGATGGTGACCAGAAGCAGCAGACGTTGGAGGATGTCGCCAGGCTGATAAAACACAATGAATACAGGAGGATTGTAGTGATGGCTGGGGCTGGAATAAGCACACCCAGTGGAATCCCTGATTTCAG GTCACCTGGAAGTGGTTTATATGATAACCTCCAGCAGTATGATATCCCCTATCCTGAAGCCATATTTGAGATCAACTATTTCCACCATAACCCAAAGCCATTTTTCGCCCTGGCTAAAGAGCTTTACCCTGGCAATTACAAACCCAATTATGCCCACTACTTCATTCGACTCCTGCACGACAAGGGGCTGCTGCACCGCATCTACACCCAGAACATTGACGGACTGGAGAGAT TGGCAGGTATTCCTTCCACTAAACTTGTGGAGGCCCATGGAATGTTTGCTACAGCGACCTGCACCGTGTGCCAAACATCATACCCTGGAGAAGACTTAAGA gcTGATATACTTGAGAGTAAAGTCCCCAAGTGCCCCACCTGTAAAGGTGTCATCAAACCAGATGTTGTGTTCTTTGGAGAGGAGCTCCCACAGTGCTTCTTCCTGTATCTAACAGACTTCCCTCTGGCTGACCTGCTTGTCGTCATGGGAACGTCCCTGGAG gttgaacCCTTTGCCAGCTTGGCAGGCGCTGTGCGGAACTCCGTGCCCCGGGTTCTCATCAATCGAGACCTGGTGGGACCCTTTGTCTATCGAGCCCCCAGACACAATGATGTGTTGGAGCTAGGGGACGTGGTGAGCGGAGTGGAGAGGTTTGCTGATAAACTGGGCTGGAAAGAGGAACTGAACAAACTCATTGCAGTGGAAACTGGAAAG GCTGTTCAGTGGCTTTGA
- the LOC117434777 gene encoding NAD-dependent protein deacetylase sirtuin-3-like isoform X3: MYVLLCVKMMTSVISDQFRMLLHRTFKSTTKLLSVRKLKGPGFLQQGKEEYVGLRLKLWHNRRCFSTSHSLWGVFGGKDGDQKQQTLEDVARLIKHNEYRRIVVMAGAGISTPSGIPDFRSPGSGLYDNLQQYDIPYPEAIFEINYFHHNPKPFFALAKELYPGNYKPNYAHYFIRLLHDKGLLHRIYTQNIDGLERLAGIPSTKLVEAHGMFATATCTVCQTSYPGEDLRADILESKVPKCPTCKGVIKPDVVFFGEELPQCFFLYLTDFPLADLLVVMGTSLEVEPFASLAGAVRNSVPRVLINRDLVGPFVYRAPRHNDVLELGDVVSGVERFADKLGWKEELNKLIAVETGKLKSIKKEE, from the exons atgtatgtattattatgcGTGAAGATGATGACCTCTGTAATATCTGACCAGTTTCGAATGTTATTGCATCGTACATTTAAATCAACTACAAAATTATTAAGTGTAAGAAAATTAAaag GCCCAGGCTTCCTCCAGCAAGGTAAAGAGGAATATGTAGGCCTGAGACTAAAGTTATGGCACAATAG AAGATGCTTTTCCACCAGCCACTCATTATGGGGCGTGTTTGGAGGGAAAGATGGTGACCAGAAGCAGCAGACGTTGGAGGATGTCGCCAGGCTGATAAAACACAATGAATACAGGAGGATTGTAGTGATGGCTGGGGCTGGAATAAGCACACCCAGTGGAATCCCTGATTTCAG GTCACCTGGAAGTGGTTTATATGATAACCTCCAGCAGTATGATATCCCCTATCCTGAAGCCATATTTGAGATCAACTATTTCCACCATAACCCAAAGCCATTTTTCGCCCTGGCTAAAGAGCTTTACCCTGGCAATTACAAACCCAATTATGCCCACTACTTCATTCGACTCCTGCACGACAAGGGGCTGCTGCACCGCATCTACACCCAGAACATTGACGGACTGGAGAGAT TGGCAGGTATTCCTTCCACTAAACTTGTGGAGGCCCATGGAATGTTTGCTACAGCGACCTGCACCGTGTGCCAAACATCATACCCTGGAGAAGACTTAAGA gcTGATATACTTGAGAGTAAAGTCCCCAAGTGCCCCACCTGTAAAGGTGTCATCAAACCAGATGTTGTGTTCTTTGGAGAGGAGCTCCCACAGTGCTTCTTCCTGTATCTAACAGACTTCCCTCTGGCTGACCTGCTTGTCGTCATGGGAACGTCCCTGGAG gttgaacCCTTTGCCAGCTTGGCAGGCGCTGTGCGGAACTCCGTGCCCCGGGTTCTCATCAATCGAGACCTGGTGGGACCCTTTGTCTATCGAGCCCCCAGACACAATGATGTGTTGGAGCTAGGGGACGTGGTGAGCGGAGTGGAGAGGTTTGCTGATAAACTGGGCTGGAAAGAGGAACTGAACAAACTCATTGCAGTGGAAACTGGAAAG CTGAAGAGTATTAAGAAGGAAGAATGA
- the LOC117434653 gene encoding 26S proteasome non-ATPase regulatory subunit 13-like, with translation MKDVTGFLKQQQSKSSSPELATEWHTLEELYNKKLWHQLTLKLTDFVQNPCFAAGEGLIKLYENFLCDFEHRINPLSLMEIILHVARQMTDPNVAISFLEKTREKVKSSDEAVILCKTTIGSLKLEINDLPATKKLIEEVEEMLNNLPGVTSVHGRFYDLSSKYYRIIGNHASYYKDALRYLGCVDAKDIPEAEQQERAFTLGLAGLLGEGVYNFGELLMHPVLESLRSTDKQWLIDTLYAFNSGNVETFQSFKTAWGQQPDLAAKESSLMQKIQLLCLMEMTFTRPANHRQLTFQEIALSAKVPVNEVELLVMKALSVGLIKGNIDEVDQRVHMTWVQPRVLDLQQIKGMNDRLDLWCGDVKNTAMLVEHQAHDILT, from the exons ATGAAGGATGTTACAGGATTTCTCAAACAGCAGCAGAGTAAAAGCAGCAGTCCCGAACTGGCTACAGAATGGCACACGTTGGAGGAACTCTACAACAAGAA GCTGTGGCACCAGCTGACCCTCAAACTCACAGATTTTGTCCAGAACCCCTGTTTTGCTGCAGGAGAGGGCCTAATCAAG ctTTATGAAAACTTTCTTTGTGACTTTGAGCACAG AATCAATCCACTATCCCTTATGGAAATTATTCTCCATGTAGCAAGACAAATGACAG atccAAATGTTGCCATATCATTTCTTGAAAAGACCAGGGAAAAG GTTAAGAGCAGTGATGAAGCAGTGATTCTCTGCAAGACGACCATTGGCAGTCTGAAGTTAGAAATAAACGACTTGCCGGCAACAAAG AAATTGATTGAAGAGGTTGAGGAGATGCTTAATAACCTTCCTGGGGTGACATCAGTCCACGGCCGATTCTATGATCTCTCCAGCAAATATTACCGCATCATAGGAAACCACGCCTCCTACTACAAAGATGCTTTGCGCTACCTGGGCTGTGTGGATGCGAAAGACATACCAG aggcagagcagcaggaaaGAGCCTTCACTCTGGGACTGGCTGGCCTGTTAGGGGAGGGCGTTTACAATTTTGGAGAGCTT TTAATGCATCCCGTGTTGGAATCCCTGAGGAGCACAGATAAACAATGGTTAATAGACACGCTTTATGCTTTCAATAGTGGAAACGTGGAAACGTTTCAGTCTTTTAAGACTGCATGGGGACAACAG CCTGACCTTGCAGCCAAAGAATCAAGCCTGATGCAAAAGATCCAACTTCTCTGTCTCATGGAG ATGACTTTTACTCGTCCAGCCAACCACAGGCAGCTAACCTTTCAAGAAATTGCCTTGAGTGCTAAGGTTCCAGTAAATGAG GTGGAGTTGTTGGTGATGAAGGCCCTGTCTGTTGGTCTGATAAAGGGCAACATTGATGAGGTAGACCAGAGAGTTCACATGACCTGGGTACAGCCAAGGGTACTGGATCTACAACAG ATTAAGGGAATGAATGATCGCTTGGACCTCTGGTGTGGAGATGTTAAAAATACAGCCATGCTGGTGGAACATCAAGCACACGACATCCTGACATAA
- the LOC117434777 gene encoding NAD-dependent protein deacetylase sirtuin-3, mitochondrial-like isoform X4: MSIQRCFSTSHSLWGVFGGKDGDQKQQTLEDVARLIKHNEYRRIVVMAGAGISTPSGIPDFRSPGSGLYDNLQQYDIPYPEAIFEINYFHHNPKPFFALAKELYPGNYKPNYAHYFIRLLHDKGLLHRIYTQNIDGLERLAGIPSTKLVEAHGMFATATCTVCQTSYPGEDLRADILESKVPKCPTCKGVIKPDVVFFGEELPQCFFLYLTDFPLADLLVVMGTSLEVEPFASLAGAVRNSVPRVLINRDLVGPFVYRAPRHNDVLELGDVVSGVERFADKLGWKEELNKLIAVETGKLKSIKKEE; the protein is encoded by the exons ATGTCCATACA AAGATGCTTTTCCACCAGCCACTCATTATGGGGCGTGTTTGGAGGGAAAGATGGTGACCAGAAGCAGCAGACGTTGGAGGATGTCGCCAGGCTGATAAAACACAATGAATACAGGAGGATTGTAGTGATGGCTGGGGCTGGAATAAGCACACCCAGTGGAATCCCTGATTTCAG GTCACCTGGAAGTGGTTTATATGATAACCTCCAGCAGTATGATATCCCCTATCCTGAAGCCATATTTGAGATCAACTATTTCCACCATAACCCAAAGCCATTTTTCGCCCTGGCTAAAGAGCTTTACCCTGGCAATTACAAACCCAATTATGCCCACTACTTCATTCGACTCCTGCACGACAAGGGGCTGCTGCACCGCATCTACACCCAGAACATTGACGGACTGGAGAGAT TGGCAGGTATTCCTTCCACTAAACTTGTGGAGGCCCATGGAATGTTTGCTACAGCGACCTGCACCGTGTGCCAAACATCATACCCTGGAGAAGACTTAAGA gcTGATATACTTGAGAGTAAAGTCCCCAAGTGCCCCACCTGTAAAGGTGTCATCAAACCAGATGTTGTGTTCTTTGGAGAGGAGCTCCCACAGTGCTTCTTCCTGTATCTAACAGACTTCCCTCTGGCTGACCTGCTTGTCGTCATGGGAACGTCCCTGGAG gttgaacCCTTTGCCAGCTTGGCAGGCGCTGTGCGGAACTCCGTGCCCCGGGTTCTCATCAATCGAGACCTGGTGGGACCCTTTGTCTATCGAGCCCCCAGACACAATGATGTGTTGGAGCTAGGGGACGTGGTGAGCGGAGTGGAGAGGTTTGCTGATAAACTGGGCTGGAAAGAGGAACTGAACAAACTCATTGCAGTGGAAACTGGAAAG CTGAAGAGTATTAAGAAGGAAGAATGA
- the LOC117434777 gene encoding NAD-dependent protein deacetylase sirtuin-3-like isoform X1, with protein MYVLLCVKMMTSVISDQFRMLLHRTFKSTTKLLSVRKLKVTYVTPKGPGFLQQGKEEYVGLRLKLWHNRRCFSTSHSLWGVFGGKDGDQKQQTLEDVARLIKHNEYRRIVVMAGAGISTPSGIPDFRSPGSGLYDNLQQYDIPYPEAIFEINYFHHNPKPFFALAKELYPGNYKPNYAHYFIRLLHDKGLLHRIYTQNIDGLERLAGIPSTKLVEAHGMFATATCTVCQTSYPGEDLRADILESKVPKCPTCKGVIKPDVVFFGEELPQCFFLYLTDFPLADLLVVMGTSLEVEPFASLAGAVRNSVPRVLINRDLVGPFVYRAPRHNDVLELGDVVSGVERFADKLGWKEELNKLIAVETGKLKSIKKEE; from the exons atgtatgtattattatgcGTGAAGATGATGACCTCTGTAATATCTGACCAGTTTCGAATGTTATTGCATCGTACATTTAAATCAACTACAAAATTATTAAGTGTAAGAAAATTAAaag TTACCTATGTCACACCAAAAGGCCCAGGCTTCCTCCAGCAAGGTAAAGAGGAATATGTAGGCCTGAGACTAAAGTTATGGCACAATAG AAGATGCTTTTCCACCAGCCACTCATTATGGGGCGTGTTTGGAGGGAAAGATGGTGACCAGAAGCAGCAGACGTTGGAGGATGTCGCCAGGCTGATAAAACACAATGAATACAGGAGGATTGTAGTGATGGCTGGGGCTGGAATAAGCACACCCAGTGGAATCCCTGATTTCAG GTCACCTGGAAGTGGTTTATATGATAACCTCCAGCAGTATGATATCCCCTATCCTGAAGCCATATTTGAGATCAACTATTTCCACCATAACCCAAAGCCATTTTTCGCCCTGGCTAAAGAGCTTTACCCTGGCAATTACAAACCCAATTATGCCCACTACTTCATTCGACTCCTGCACGACAAGGGGCTGCTGCACCGCATCTACACCCAGAACATTGACGGACTGGAGAGAT TGGCAGGTATTCCTTCCACTAAACTTGTGGAGGCCCATGGAATGTTTGCTACAGCGACCTGCACCGTGTGCCAAACATCATACCCTGGAGAAGACTTAAGA gcTGATATACTTGAGAGTAAAGTCCCCAAGTGCCCCACCTGTAAAGGTGTCATCAAACCAGATGTTGTGTTCTTTGGAGAGGAGCTCCCACAGTGCTTCTTCCTGTATCTAACAGACTTCCCTCTGGCTGACCTGCTTGTCGTCATGGGAACGTCCCTGGAG gttgaacCCTTTGCCAGCTTGGCAGGCGCTGTGCGGAACTCCGTGCCCCGGGTTCTCATCAATCGAGACCTGGTGGGACCCTTTGTCTATCGAGCCCCCAGACACAATGATGTGTTGGAGCTAGGGGACGTGGTGAGCGGAGTGGAGAGGTTTGCTGATAAACTGGGCTGGAAAGAGGAACTGAACAAACTCATTGCAGTGGAAACTGGAAAG CTGAAGAGTATTAAGAAGGAAGAATGA
- the LOC117434777 gene encoding NAD-dependent protein deacetylase sirtuin-3, mitochondrial-like isoform X5 → MAGAGISTPSGIPDFRSPGSGLYDNLQQYDIPYPEAIFEINYFHHNPKPFFALAKELYPGNYKPNYAHYFIRLLHDKGLLHRIYTQNIDGLERLAGIPSTKLVEAHGMFATATCTVCQTSYPGEDLRADILESKVPKCPTCKGVIKPDVVFFGEELPQCFFLYLTDFPLADLLVVMGTSLEVEPFASLAGAVRNSVPRVLINRDLVGPFVYRAPRHNDVLELGDVVSGVERFADKLGWKEELNKLIAVETGKLKSIKKEE, encoded by the exons ATGGCTGGGGCTGGAATAAGCACACCCAGTGGAATCCCTGATTTCAG GTCACCTGGAAGTGGTTTATATGATAACCTCCAGCAGTATGATATCCCCTATCCTGAAGCCATATTTGAGATCAACTATTTCCACCATAACCCAAAGCCATTTTTCGCCCTGGCTAAAGAGCTTTACCCTGGCAATTACAAACCCAATTATGCCCACTACTTCATTCGACTCCTGCACGACAAGGGGCTGCTGCACCGCATCTACACCCAGAACATTGACGGACTGGAGAGAT TGGCAGGTATTCCTTCCACTAAACTTGTGGAGGCCCATGGAATGTTTGCTACAGCGACCTGCACCGTGTGCCAAACATCATACCCTGGAGAAGACTTAAGA gcTGATATACTTGAGAGTAAAGTCCCCAAGTGCCCCACCTGTAAAGGTGTCATCAAACCAGATGTTGTGTTCTTTGGAGAGGAGCTCCCACAGTGCTTCTTCCTGTATCTAACAGACTTCCCTCTGGCTGACCTGCTTGTCGTCATGGGAACGTCCCTGGAG gttgaacCCTTTGCCAGCTTGGCAGGCGCTGTGCGGAACTCCGTGCCCCGGGTTCTCATCAATCGAGACCTGGTGGGACCCTTTGTCTATCGAGCCCCCAGACACAATGATGTGTTGGAGCTAGGGGACGTGGTGAGCGGAGTGGAGAGGTTTGCTGATAAACTGGGCTGGAAAGAGGAACTGAACAAACTCATTGCAGTGGAAACTGGAAAG CTGAAGAGTATTAAGAAGGAAGAATGA